From a region of the Salvelinus namaycush isolate Seneca chromosome 40, SaNama_1.0, whole genome shotgun sequence genome:
- the prkx gene encoding cAMP-dependent protein kinase catalytic subunit PRKX yields the protein MASTKAKVGIINESNSIRESAKTCASSPMLLAGAASLTLNNRTYSLDDLDTIATVGTGTFGRVFLVKDKKSRAFYALKAMKIPDVIRLKQEQHVHNEKEVLTEVNHPFLIRLFWTHHDDRLLYMLMDYVPGGELFSYLRSRGRFSNTTGLFYSTEIVCAIEYLHSKEIVYRDLKPENILLDSEGHIRLTDFGFAKKLSDRTWTLCGTPEYLAPEVIQSKGHGRAVDWWALGILVFEMLAGYPPFFDDNPFGIYQKILAGKLEFPRHLDFYVKDLIKKFLVIDRARRLGNMKNGADDVKKHRWFKSIDWDGVPLRKLKPPIVPKVSHEGDTSNFDAYPEDEWKKDAPVPAKDLEIFKNF from the exons ATGGCATCAACAAAGGCAAAGGTTGGGATAATTAATGAAAGCAACTCCATTCGTGAGAGTGCCAAGACCTGCGCGAGCAGTCCCATGTTATTGGCCGGAGCAGCATCGTTAACGTTGAACAACAGGACATACTCACTCGATGACCTGGACACCATTGCCACAGTTG GCACAGGGACCTTTGGCAGGGTGTTCCTGGTGAAAGACAAGAAGAGCAGGGCGTTCTACGCTCTGAAGGCTATGAAGATCCCTGACGTGATCCGGCTGAAGCAGGAGCAGCACGTCCACAACGAGAAGGAAGTCCTGACTGAAGTCAACCACCCCTTCCTCATCAGACT GTTCTGGACCCACCATGACGATCGTTTACTATACATGCTGATGGACTATGTCCCAGGCGGCGAGCTGTTCAGTTACCTCCGTAGCCGCGGCCGCTTCAGCAACACCACGGGCCTCTTCTACTCCACGGAGATCGTGTGTGCCATCGAGTACCTCCACTCCAAAGAGATCGTCTACCGAGACCTGAAGCCGGAGAATATACTGCTGGACAGCGAGGGACACATCCGCCTCACGGACTTCGGCTTCGCTAAGAAGCTCTCGGACAG GACGTGGACTCTGTGTGGAACCCCAGAGTACCTGGCCCCAGAGGTCATTCAGAGCAAAGGTCATGGCCGGGCGGTGGACTGGTGGGCCCTGGGGATCCTCGTCTTTGAGATGCTGGCTGG GTACCCACCGTTTTTTGATGACAATCCCTTTGGTATTTATCAGAAGATTCTCGCGGGGAAGCTGGAATTCCCGCGGCATCTGGATTTCTATGTAAA AGATCTCATCAAGAAGTTCCTCGTCATTGACCGAGCCAGGAGGTTAGGCAATATGAAG AACGGAGCAGACGATGTGAAAAAGCACAGATGGTTCAAGTCTATAGACTGGGATGGTGTACCTCTGAGAAAACTGAAG CCACCCATAGTTCCCAAGGTGTCCCACGAAGGTGACACGTCTAACTTTGATGCCTACCCCGAGGACGAGTGGAAGAAAGATGCACCTGTGCCTGCAAAGGACTTAGAAATCTTCAAGAACTTCTAG